One Pectobacterium colocasium DNA segment encodes these proteins:
- a CDS encoding esterase-like activity of phytase family protein, with product MKHTLLALLVAGFLPFSVQAAGEKVTRYIVTFPASERVAYQGKFAQNFPNGLPVGIGSGLYFTGKQGDDLMFVTVTDRGPNADAPLVGEKEAKIFASPDYAPLMMDIRVSAKAAEAGNPRPLHDTEGNITGLPLPADFIGTTNEMALNDALQPLSTSQRGLDTEGITPDGNGGFWLCDEYGPFLIHVDASGKILQKFGPTPADNEHSVASGLPNVIKWRQPNRGFEGLTRLPDGTIVMAVQSTLDIDGKTKNKAQFTRLVMFNPETQTSRMLGYPINIDRYKKAKDAKIGDIVALDNQRILLVEQGVDKDKQMQNRIYLVDLSKASDLTPFDANGKSPEFDDLAQLEKRGITLAHKQELVDLRQLGWQQEKVEGLALVDKQTLAIINDNDFGLQSVLQSPIKAKDNADDYQVTADGKLTRNGKAVDTTLAIKPLQKPEADNELWVIHLAQPLESPFQ from the coding sequence ATGAAACACACGTTGTTAGCACTGCTGGTTGCCGGATTTTTGCCGTTCAGCGTTCAGGCCGCGGGAGAAAAAGTGACGCGCTATATCGTCACCTTCCCAGCCAGCGAACGTGTGGCGTATCAGGGCAAATTCGCTCAGAATTTCCCCAACGGTCTGCCTGTTGGCATTGGTTCCGGTCTCTATTTCACGGGTAAACAGGGTGATGACTTGATGTTCGTCACCGTCACCGATCGCGGCCCGAATGCCGATGCGCCGCTGGTCGGCGAGAAAGAGGCCAAGATCTTCGCCAGCCCTGATTACGCGCCGTTGATGATGGATATTCGCGTCAGCGCGAAAGCCGCCGAGGCGGGCAATCCTCGCCCGCTGCACGATACCGAGGGCAATATCACTGGCCTGCCGCTGCCAGCAGACTTTATCGGCACCACTAACGAAATGGCATTGAATGACGCACTGCAACCGCTCAGCACCAGCCAGCGCGGGCTGGACACCGAAGGAATTACGCCGGACGGCAACGGCGGTTTCTGGCTGTGTGACGAATACGGCCCGTTTCTGATCCACGTTGATGCCAGCGGGAAGATTCTGCAAAAATTCGGGCCAACGCCGGCGGATAACGAACACTCGGTTGCCAGCGGCTTACCCAATGTCATCAAGTGGCGTCAGCCGAATCGCGGTTTTGAAGGTCTGACCCGCCTGCCGGATGGCACGATCGTCATGGCAGTGCAAAGCACGCTGGATATCGACGGCAAAACCAAAAACAAAGCGCAGTTTACGCGCCTGGTGATGTTTAACCCGGAAACCCAAACCAGCCGCATGCTGGGCTACCCCATCAATATCGACCGCTACAAGAAAGCGAAAGATGCCAAGATCGGCGACATCGTAGCGCTGGATAATCAGCGTATTCTGCTGGTCGAGCAAGGTGTGGATAAAGACAAACAGATGCAGAACCGCATCTATCTGGTCGATCTCAGCAAAGCGAGCGACCTGACGCCGTTCGATGCCAACGGCAAATCGCCGGAATTTGACGATCTCGCCCAGTTGGAAAAGCGCGGCATTACGCTGGCGCACAAACAGGAGTTGGTGGATCTGCGTCAGCTCGGCTGGCAGCAGGAGAAAGTGGAAGGTCTGGCGCTGGTCGATAAACAAACGCTGGCCATTATCAACGACAACGACTTTGGCCTGCAATCCGTGTTGCAATCCCCGATAAAAGCGAAAGACAACGCGGACGATTATCAGGTGACTGCCGATGGCAAACTGACGCGGAATGGCAAGGCGGTTGATACGACATTGGCAATCAAACCGCTACAGAAGCCAGAGGCCGACAATGAGCTCTGGGTGATTCATCTGGCACAACCGCTGGAGTCACCTTTTCAATAA
- a CDS encoding multidrug efflux MFS transporter, with translation METWKLNLFSAWLGCFFTGLAMSQILPFLPLYIEQLGVHSHESLSLWSGLIFSSSFLVSAAVAPLWGSLADRKGRKLMLLRAALGMAVVMSLQGLATNVWHLFILRTLMGLTSGYIPNAMALIASQVPREKSGWALGMLSTGQIAGVILGPLFGGFMADYIGLRIVFFITGGMLFTSFLITLFAIKESVVKVTKENRLSGKAVFASLPYPALIICLFITTMMIQMANGSISPILTLFIRDLTPGTDNIAFISGVIAAIPGVSALLSAPRLGRLGDRIGAHRVLIAALAISVLLFLIMAAVKSPTQLGILRFMLGFADGALMPTVQALLVKYSSQQVTGRIFGYNQSFMYLGNVLGPLVGSGVSAMMGFRWVFVITAFLVLCNTLQLFFAFRNPHKKIQR, from the coding sequence ATGGAAACCTGGAAACTTAACCTCTTCTCTGCCTGGCTGGGATGCTTTTTCACCGGGCTGGCCATGAGCCAGATATTACCCTTCCTGCCGCTGTACATTGAGCAGCTTGGCGTTCACTCGCACGAATCGCTGAGCCTGTGGTCCGGCTTGATTTTTAGTTCGTCTTTTCTCGTCTCCGCCGCCGTCGCGCCACTGTGGGGAAGCCTCGCCGACCGTAAAGGCCGCAAGCTTATGCTACTGCGCGCCGCGCTTGGCATGGCCGTCGTGATGTCGTTGCAAGGGCTGGCGACCAACGTGTGGCACCTGTTCATCCTGCGCACGCTGATGGGGCTGACTTCCGGGTACATACCCAACGCGATGGCGCTGATCGCCTCGCAGGTTCCACGTGAAAAAAGCGGCTGGGCGCTGGGTATGCTATCGACCGGGCAGATCGCCGGTGTCATTCTCGGCCCCTTATTTGGCGGCTTTATGGCCGATTATATCGGGCTACGCATCGTCTTTTTCATCACTGGCGGCATGTTGTTTACCAGTTTCCTGATTACGCTTTTCGCGATAAAAGAGAGCGTGGTTAAAGTCACCAAAGAGAATCGGCTCAGCGGGAAAGCCGTCTTTGCTTCCCTACCATATCCAGCACTCATTATCTGCCTGTTCATTACGACGATGATGATCCAGATGGCGAACGGCTCCATTAGCCCCATTCTCACCCTGTTCATCCGCGATCTAACGCCCGGCACGGACAACATCGCCTTTATCAGCGGCGTGATTGCGGCCATTCCCGGCGTATCCGCCCTGCTATCCGCCCCCCGCCTGGGTCGTTTAGGCGATCGAATCGGCGCACACCGCGTTCTGATCGCCGCACTGGCCATCAGCGTACTACTGTTCCTGATCATGGCGGCGGTAAAAAGCCCCACACAGCTTGGTATCCTGCGCTTTATGCTAGGCTTTGCCGATGGCGCACTGATGCCGACCGTGCAGGCGCTGTTAGTCAAATACAGCAGCCAGCAGGTGACGGGCCGTATCTTCGGCTATAACCAGTCATTCATGTATCTGGGCAACGTACTGGGGCCGCTGGTCGGTTCCGGTGTATCCGCCATGATGGGATTCCGCTGGGTGTTCGTCATCACCGCCTTCCTGGTGCTGTGCAACACGCTCCAGCTCTTTTTCGCTTTCAGGAATCCACACAAAAAAATCCAGAGATAA
- the azuC gene encoding stress response protein AzuC, producing the protein MLAAYLNTYKDVPPGALF; encoded by the coding sequence ATGCTGGCGGCTTACCTGAATACTTATAAAGACGTACCGCCCGGCGCACTATTCTAA
- a CDS encoding Svx/AvrXca family virulence/avirulence protein — protein MSKIKTLLTPLNCLLVLSGALMVNTANAAEACVTGNWQVDNSITDMPSVKYQTEHFAFRWNNNDVNRNDAVAAGQKLEQIWDKFIKQIQFPEPYCKQTVKYKANIHIDPTFGLSGGVAGGGSMGVWIGPASLKDNWGLAHEFTHALQAQIGSFRTAGGEDYVGWIWESHANWMTHQMDEFRGTSAHCSEMQVNYPHIYLGSTRNRYCNWSFMEYLKNRFGYSAINDMWSKAPKGGESGQSTADPLSVLRTNMGWSQSEFNDVFGDWAMHNVNWDYIDPDGFDRGRFYRTTYGGYGALQPSQDNADRLLRTTTLEPVVGASANLRRFSVPFDQAPQQLGYNIVRLIPESGATQITVKFRGMVQSKSAITRFPGLKNDPATMPQPNSDWRWGIVAIGADGVSRYSELQRGASATVKNFTIRQDDRGIYMVVMGTPSQMQKIKWDQAYYSLYRYPWMADFTGVWPEGSQPGAPNPTANGSRHPNGGGWVSNAANVAPTAYVGPYARVIGGTVRDNARIEDRATILNGTVEGRAVVSGLTVLQGNTVVRDNARLHTVFMGPGAFERGIVLSGNAQMRGDAEIRGTSASQGVFYGFIDENEVKSSAAGAYLTEAVPEVTAVPVYSTK, from the coding sequence ATGTCAAAAATAAAAACACTTCTCACGCCGTTAAACTGCCTACTCGTTTTAAGCGGTGCCTTAATGGTCAATACGGCAAACGCTGCTGAGGCTTGTGTCACAGGTAACTGGCAGGTGGATAATTCCATCACCGATATGCCTTCCGTGAAATACCAGACCGAGCATTTTGCCTTCCGCTGGAATAATAACGACGTTAACCGTAATGATGCGGTTGCCGCAGGGCAGAAACTGGAACAAATTTGGGATAAGTTTATTAAACAAATTCAGTTCCCCGAGCCTTATTGCAAGCAGACCGTGAAATATAAAGCCAATATTCACATCGATCCCACCTTTGGGCTCAGCGGGGGAGTTGCGGGCGGTGGCAGCATGGGGGTATGGATCGGTCCAGCGTCACTCAAGGATAACTGGGGGCTGGCGCATGAATTTACTCATGCACTACAGGCGCAAATCGGCAGCTTCCGAACCGCAGGAGGAGAAGACTACGTTGGCTGGATTTGGGAATCCCACGCGAACTGGATGACGCACCAGATGGATGAATTCCGCGGTACGTCAGCACACTGTTCGGAAATGCAGGTCAACTACCCGCATATTTATCTGGGTTCGACGCGTAACCGTTACTGCAACTGGTCGTTTATGGAGTACCTGAAGAATCGCTTTGGCTATAGCGCTATCAACGATATGTGGTCAAAAGCACCGAAAGGAGGCGAAAGCGGCCAGTCTACCGCCGATCCGCTGTCCGTTCTGCGTACCAACATGGGCTGGAGCCAGTCTGAATTCAACGATGTCTTCGGCGACTGGGCGATGCACAACGTCAACTGGGATTACATCGATCCAGACGGTTTTGACCGTGGTCGTTTTTATCGCACAACCTACGGTGGCTATGGTGCGCTACAACCCAGTCAGGATAACGCTGACCGTCTGCTGAGAACCACGACGCTTGAGCCGGTTGTCGGTGCCAGCGCCAACCTCCGCCGTTTCTCTGTCCCGTTCGATCAAGCTCCACAGCAGTTGGGCTACAACATCGTCCGGCTGATCCCAGAAAGTGGCGCGACGCAAATCACCGTCAAATTCCGTGGCATGGTGCAGAGCAAATCTGCCATTACCCGCTTCCCTGGGTTGAAGAACGATCCGGCAACGATGCCACAGCCTAATTCCGACTGGCGCTGGGGGATTGTCGCTATCGGAGCGGATGGCGTTTCTCGCTACAGCGAGCTACAACGCGGCGCCTCTGCCACGGTGAAAAACTTCACGATCCGTCAGGACGATCGCGGCATTTACATGGTGGTCATGGGCACACCATCGCAAATGCAGAAGATCAAATGGGATCAGGCTTACTACTCCCTTTACCGCTACCCGTGGATGGCTGATTTCACTGGTGTCTGGCCGGAAGGCAGCCAGCCTGGTGCGCCAAATCCAACCGCTAACGGCTCTCGCCATCCAAACGGCGGCGGCTGGGTCTCCAACGCAGCCAATGTTGCCCCTACCGCATACGTCGGGCCTTATGCTCGCGTCATCGGCGGTACGGTAAGGGATAACGCCAGAATTGAAGATCGTGCAACGATTCTGAACGGAACAGTAGAAGGGCGTGCTGTCGTTAGCGGCCTGACGGTGCTGCAAGGCAATACCGTCGTACGCGATAACGCGCGGCTGCATACGGTCTTCATGGGGCCGGGTGCGTTTGAACGCGGCATTGTACTGTCAGGCAATGCGCAGATGCGTGGAGATGCGGAAATTCGCGGTACTTCTGCGTCGCAAGGCGTGTTCTATGGCTTTATTGATGAAAATGAAGTCAAAAGCAGCGCAGCCGGTGCTTACCTGACCGAAGCCGTGCCAGAAGTGACGGCCGTTCCGGTCTACAGCACGAAGTAA
- a CDS encoding purine-cytosine permease family protein gives MEKIDDYPVSRVPLSVRLPFLNVALVHIGMLTALDQFMLGAVLGHSMTLSQAFLAIFIGSVIFGVVTVGLGYAGMKEGMSGSLLARWCGFGRIGSVLIGLVIAVSLIGWFGVQNAVFAKALNFAMADKLGFGWSAALSGIALTLLVAFGFRALRFTAKIAVPMFVIVVGYISIMTLSGHNIAELIASAPNGAAISISAGATMVVGGCIVASLITPDMTRYSQTGKHVFWMTMLSIIVGEFIVNGLAIIIARALNTADVVTIMSQAAGGIGLVAVIFSTLRVNDINLYSSSLGIANAIEGVTGRKLRYVSITLVIGVIGTALSVAGILDRFIDFLTLLGVLFPPIIGVMLIDYYILRTHRALLDASRAEGQLPDSAQTPLIGWAAIIASIVGAIVGLAFEWGVPAFNSLLAASILYWIIKHYTNNYVYFRKLKHNQNLK, from the coding sequence ATGGAAAAAATAGATGATTACCCCGTCAGTCGCGTTCCGCTGAGTGTCCGGCTGCCTTTTTTAAATGTGGCATTAGTCCATATCGGCATGTTAACCGCATTAGATCAGTTTATGTTAGGTGCGGTGCTTGGCCATTCCATGACGCTGAGTCAGGCATTTCTCGCCATCTTTATTGGCAGCGTCATTTTTGGCGTAGTAACCGTGGGGCTGGGCTACGCCGGGATGAAAGAAGGGATGTCGGGCAGCCTGCTCGCACGCTGGTGCGGCTTTGGCCGTATTGGTTCCGTCCTGATTGGGCTGGTCATCGCCGTGAGTCTCATCGGCTGGTTCGGCGTTCAGAATGCCGTATTCGCCAAAGCGCTCAACTTCGCGATGGCGGATAAGCTCGGTTTTGGCTGGTCTGCCGCCCTGTCCGGTATTGCACTGACGCTACTCGTTGCCTTCGGTTTTAGAGCATTACGCTTCACCGCCAAAATTGCCGTACCAATGTTTGTCATCGTCGTCGGCTATATCTCGATCATGACGCTCTCCGGCCACAATATTGCCGAACTGATCGCGTCCGCCCCTAATGGCGCGGCAATTTCTATTAGCGCCGGCGCAACAATGGTTGTCGGCGGTTGCATCGTCGCCAGCTTAATTACTCCAGATATGACGCGCTATTCTCAAACAGGAAAACATGTTTTCTGGATGACGATGCTGTCGATTATCGTCGGGGAATTTATTGTAAATGGCCTCGCCATCATTATTGCCCGCGCACTCAATACCGCAGATGTTGTGACGATCATGTCTCAGGCAGCTGGCGGCATCGGGCTGGTTGCCGTTATATTTTCGACACTGAGAGTAAACGATATCAACCTTTATTCCTCCTCTTTGGGAATCGCCAATGCCATAGAGGGCGTTACGGGGAGAAAATTACGCTATGTCTCGATCACCCTGGTGATTGGTGTCATCGGCACAGCGCTTTCCGTCGCCGGTATTCTGGATCGTTTCATTGATTTCCTGACGCTATTAGGCGTGCTATTCCCCCCAATTATCGGTGTGATGCTGATTGATTATTATATTTTACGCACTCACAGAGCGCTGCTCGACGCCAGCCGTGCCGAAGGCCAATTACCGGATAGCGCACAAACACCGCTAATTGGCTGGGCCGCTATTATTGCCAGCATTGTCGGCGCCATCGTTGGATTAGCCTTTGAATGGGGCGTGCCGGCGTTTAATTCGTTACTGGCAGCCAGTATCCTTTATTGGATAATAAAGCATTACACCAACAATTATGTGTATTTTAGGAAACTCAAACATAACCAAAATTTAAAATGA
- a CDS encoding helix-turn-helix transcriptional regulator, producing MPSSQTNMTDYIRNLIIMMECLNEPWGIKDLSSRHVYMNKAAYLYTNTPMRFDIEGRLDDEFPASWAELSDDLKEHDRLTENSEQRVTVIETHYWYGKKALTPFVSEKIPIFDENKRCIGTMWNARPLDTRSPLIYIDQKKPTTLQTELTTSIFTQSELDIIFLLLQRLSNKEIARKMNVSPKTIENRIYNMYQKAETHSLPQFEEFCRHLGIDGYIPHSLIEKGIQFI from the coding sequence ATGCCATCATCACAAACAAACATGACTGATTATATTCGCAATCTGATTATTATGATGGAGTGTTTAAATGAACCATGGGGTATTAAAGACTTATCATCGCGCCATGTTTATATGAATAAAGCCGCTTATCTCTATACCAATACGCCAATGCGTTTTGATATTGAAGGGCGACTAGATGATGAATTTCCTGCCAGTTGGGCAGAACTTTCTGACGATTTAAAAGAACATGACAGGCTCACAGAAAACAGTGAGCAAAGAGTCACTGTCATCGAAACACATTATTGGTATGGAAAGAAAGCGCTGACGCCTTTCGTCAGCGAAAAGATCCCCATCTTTGATGAAAACAAGCGTTGTATTGGTACGATGTGGAATGCCAGACCGCTGGATACGCGGTCGCCACTCATCTATATAGACCAAAAGAAGCCAACTACGTTACAAACCGAATTAACAACCAGCATTTTCACTCAATCAGAACTTGATATTATTTTTCTGCTATTACAGCGTTTATCGAATAAAGAAATTGCCAGAAAGATGAACGTTTCACCGAAAACAATAGAGAACAGAATATATAATATGTATCAAAAGGCAGAAACACATTCCTTACCTCAATTTGAGGAATTTTGTCGCCATCTTGGCATCGATGGTTATATTCCGCATTCGCTCATCGAGAAAGGCATTCAATTTATATAA
- a CDS encoding GNAT family N-acetyltransferase, with the protein MNLHITHTPDSDEEEFVIASLWKHNEQYDTVDIFPLFLNFKDDENNIIAGLISRTWWGALEVQYLWVSEKYRKSGLGRQLMQFAEKEALKRGCHLAYVDTFEFQAKGFYEKLGYKEYGNLPGYAHRHTRHYLAKLIR; encoded by the coding sequence ATGAATCTACATATTACTCACACACCAGATTCAGATGAAGAAGAATTTGTAATAGCAAGCCTTTGGAAACACAACGAACAGTATGACACTGTTGATATTTTCCCTCTCTTTTTAAATTTCAAAGACGATGAAAATAATATTATCGCTGGGTTAATCTCCAGAACCTGGTGGGGGGCATTAGAAGTTCAATATCTTTGGGTAAGTGAGAAATATCGTAAAAGCGGACTGGGTCGTCAACTCATGCAGTTTGCTGAAAAAGAAGCGTTAAAGCGTGGTTGCCATCTAGCTTACGTAGATACGTTCGAATTCCAGGCCAAAGGGTTCTATGAAAAATTGGGATACAAAGAATATGGAAACCTACCGGGATATGCGCACAGACATACTCGACATTATTTAGCTAAATTGATCCGTTGA
- the yafN gene encoding type I toxin-antitoxin system antitoxin YafN, translated as MERILAEKSINITELRKKPAKYFIDEPVAVLSNNRPAGYMVSAKVFEALIDLLEDKQGRVHTATRFRPTAERLSDIADSGAALLKNASDKDLNEFTE; from the coding sequence ATGGAGCGTATTCTTGCTGAAAAATCTATTAACATCACTGAGTTAAGAAAAAAACCAGCCAAGTATTTTATTGATGAACCCGTTGCTGTGCTTTCTAACAATCGGCCTGCCGGTTATATGGTCAGTGCCAAGGTCTTTGAAGCTCTGATTGACCTATTGGAAGATAAGCAGGGCAGAGTGCATACCGCAACGCGTTTCAGGCCAACCGCTGAACGTTTAAGTGATATTGCGGATAGTGGGGCGGCGCTCCTGAAAAACGCTTCTGATAAGGATCTGAACGAGTTCACGGAATGA
- the fhuE gene encoding ferric-rhodotorulic acid/ferric-coprogen receptor FhuE, which yields MSFGVTRAEKTRVCDSSLVGAKPFGVSLLALLISASFLPAQAIAEETPASGDTLVVSANANANAEASDPQDYSVKVTNAGTKMTLTPRDIPQSVSVISQQRIEDQGLQTIGEVMANTTGVSSKIIDSERATYFARGFRINNYLFDGIPTVVDDIWNFGDSASDTAIYDRIEVVRGATGLMTGTGNPSAAVNMVRKHANSREFKGSVSGSYGSWDKQRMVADLSAPLTESGNVRGRVITGYQDNDTWLDRYHSRKKFVYGVIDADVTDSTTLSFGYDYQDNHNTSSTWGGLPTWYSDGSRVRFDRSLNSAPNWSYTDSTSKKVFAGLTQRFDNGWQVRMNGTHDETNFDSKQMYANGFPDKNTGLLVDPYYPAYNAGAYGGWNRGKRKIDSVDTYVTGPFELLGRQHELVLGASYSKQSNSYDNSYPTSAITPEDIGNYFNWNGNLADPTWSSWQPYENATTRQKSAYTSARFSLADPLHLIVGARYTDWSVAGSSDSDSRNRITPYAGLVYDINDTWSTYASYTDIFQPNNKRDINKTYLQPTTGRNYETGLKGDWYNSRLTASVSVFRIEQDHVAQTNSARFAGSNETIYYAVDGVVSKGIEFEVNGAVTDNLQMTFGGSRYVVDDQDGKSVNPEQPRTSFKLFTRYQLPTLPELTVGGGVNWQNGIWQEGSGPQNTTLRAEQGSYALVNLFGRYQVTKQLAVQANINNLFDKEYYDYLAPYAVYGTPRSVSMTVNYAF from the coding sequence ATGTCTTTTGGAGTTACTCGCGCCGAAAAAACGCGCGTTTGTGATTCTTCGCTGGTCGGAGCAAAACCATTCGGAGTCTCTCTTCTCGCCCTGTTGATTTCAGCTTCTTTCCTGCCTGCTCAGGCTATTGCCGAAGAAACCCCAGCCTCAGGTGATACGCTTGTCGTCAGCGCTAACGCCAATGCTAACGCAGAGGCCAGCGACCCGCAGGATTACAGCGTGAAAGTGACTAATGCCGGAACGAAGATGACGCTGACGCCGCGTGATATCCCGCAGTCGGTGAGCGTTATCAGCCAGCAGCGTATCGAGGATCAAGGGTTGCAGACGATTGGCGAGGTCATGGCAAACACGACCGGTGTGTCCTCTAAAATTATCGACTCCGAACGTGCGACGTATTTCGCTCGCGGTTTCCGTATCAATAACTACCTGTTTGATGGTATTCCAACGGTGGTTGACGATATCTGGAACTTTGGTGATTCAGCTTCGGACACGGCGATCTACGATCGTATCGAAGTGGTGCGTGGGGCGACCGGGTTAATGACCGGAACGGGTAACCCTTCTGCTGCGGTAAACATGGTGCGCAAGCATGCGAACAGCCGTGAATTCAAAGGCTCGGTATCCGGCAGCTACGGCTCGTGGGATAAACAGCGGATGGTGGCCGATTTGTCTGCGCCGCTGACAGAATCCGGCAACGTGCGTGGCCGTGTAATTACGGGCTATCAGGATAATGATACCTGGCTCGATCGTTACCATAGCCGCAAGAAATTCGTCTACGGCGTGATTGATGCCGATGTGACAGATTCCACCACGTTATCCTTTGGTTATGATTATCAGGACAATCACAATACTAGCTCAACGTGGGGAGGCTTGCCGACGTGGTACAGTGATGGCAGCCGTGTTCGTTTTGATCGCAGCCTTAACTCCGCGCCAAACTGGAGTTATACCGACTCAACGTCGAAAAAAGTGTTTGCCGGTTTGACCCAGCGTTTTGATAACGGCTGGCAGGTGCGTATGAACGGTACGCATGACGAGACGAACTTTGATTCGAAACAGATGTATGCCAACGGTTTCCCAGACAAAAACACAGGGCTGCTTGTTGACCCTTACTATCCTGCTTATAACGCTGGTGCTTATGGTGGATGGAATAGAGGGAAGCGTAAAATCGATTCTGTCGATACCTACGTGACTGGTCCCTTTGAGCTGCTCGGTCGTCAGCATGAGCTGGTTTTGGGGGCGAGTTATAGTAAACAGAGCAATAGCTATGATAACTCTTATCCTACAAGCGCAATCACTCCAGAGGATATCGGTAATTATTTCAACTGGAATGGCAATCTTGCCGATCCTACATGGAGTTCCTGGCAGCCTTACGAAAATGCTACGACACGCCAGAAATCAGCTTATACTTCGGCACGCTTCTCGCTGGCTGATCCATTGCATTTGATCGTCGGTGCACGTTACACCGACTGGAGTGTGGCAGGATCCTCGGATAGCGATAGCAGAAACCGCATTACGCCGTATGCGGGGCTGGTGTATGACATCAACGATACCTGGTCGACGTATGCCAGCTATACCGATATCTTTCAGCCGAATAACAAACGCGACATCAACAAAACCTATCTACAGCCGACGACAGGCAGAAACTACGAAACGGGTCTGAAAGGGGATTGGTATAACAGTCGTCTGACCGCATCAGTTTCGGTTTTCCGTATCGAACAGGATCACGTAGCGCAGACGAATAGTGCTCGCTTTGCTGGGTCGAACGAGACAATTTATTACGCTGTTGACGGTGTCGTTAGTAAAGGTATCGAGTTTGAAGTGAACGGTGCGGTAACAGACAACCTGCAAATGACGTTTGGCGGTTCGCGCTATGTTGTTGACGATCAGGACGGTAAGTCGGTCAATCCAGAACAGCCGCGCACATCGTTCAAACTGTTTACCCGCTACCAATTGCCAACGCTGCCGGAGTTAACCGTGGGCGGCGGTGTGAACTGGCAAAATGGCATCTGGCAGGAAGGTTCTGGCCCGCAAAACACCACGCTGCGTGCCGAGCAGGGCAGCTACGCGCTGGTTAATCTGTTTGGTCGCTATCAGGTGACCAAGCAACTGGCGGTGCAGGCGAATATCAACAACCTGTTTGATAAAGAGTACTACGACTACCTTGCACCTTATGCCGTGTATGGTACGCCGCGTAGCGTCTCGATGACCGTTAACTATGCGTTCTAG
- a CDS encoding AAA family ATPase — protein MISTQYISRIALAHEKVDSFEVYPFSIPSIRSLGKLELHPKATFFIGENGSGKSTLLEAIAVSMGSE, from the coding sequence ATGATCTCAACGCAATACATCAGCCGAATCGCGCTGGCACATGAAAAGGTGGACTCATTCGAGGTTTATCCGTTTTCTATTCCGTCGATTCGCTCGCTGGGTAAGCTGGAGTTACACCCGAAAGCCACCTTTTTTATCGGCGAGAATGGCTCAGGAAAATCCACGCTGTTAGAAGCCATTGCCGTTTCGATGGGCAGTGAGTGA
- a CDS encoding fimbrial protein: protein MINNNNTAIKTRPYRALLAFTLGILTLPSGESIAQQVSSMDDHEVTFHVLVVNAACNVSADSKAIVVDMSEVSSRYLKANRYGEWHDFAINLTDCNLDTYQNVTIRFSGKEEPLLPNRLALDSSSGAKGIAVGIYHADKLVGINSSTDNIVLQSGDNTIPFSARIEKIRDDLIQSGDFMATANFTLSYL, encoded by the coding sequence ATGATAAACAATAACAATACAGCAATAAAAACCCGGCCATACCGCGCGCTGCTCGCGTTTACACTCGGCATCCTGACGCTTCCTTCGGGAGAGTCCATCGCTCAGCAGGTATCATCAATGGACGACCATGAAGTAACGTTTCACGTTCTCGTCGTCAACGCCGCCTGTAATGTCAGTGCGGATAGCAAAGCGATTGTGGTGGATATGAGCGAAGTCTCTTCGCGCTATTTAAAGGCTAATCGCTACGGCGAATGGCACGACTTCGCGATTAACCTCACAGACTGCAATCTGGATACCTACCAAAACGTCACCATCCGCTTTTCAGGAAAAGAGGAGCCACTCTTGCCTAATCGACTGGCGCTGGATTCCTCATCCGGTGCCAAAGGCATCGCGGTTGGTATTTATCATGCGGACAAACTGGTCGGCATCAACAGCAGTACGGACAACATTGTGCTGCAAAGCGGGGACAACACCATTCCCTTTTCGGCCCGCATCGAAAAAATACGCGACGATCTGATTCAGTCCGGTGATTTCATGGCAACGGCGAACTTCACCTTAAGCTATTTATAG